In one window of Zingiber officinale cultivar Zhangliang chromosome 11A, Zo_v1.1, whole genome shotgun sequence DNA:
- the LOC122031913 gene encoding glutamate-1-semialdehyde 2,1-aminomutase, chloroplastic-like — protein sequence MASVAGVGVSWRSCKPAVLTPPAKPSRTATRLAFTVRNAVSVEKNYALQKSEEIFSAAKELMPGGVNSPVRAFKSVGGQPIVFDSVKGSRMWDVDGNEYIDYVGSWGPAIIGHADDKVNAALIEALKKGTSFGAPCVLENVLAEMVISAVRSIEMVRFVNSGTEACMGVLRLARAFTDRQKLIKFEGCYHGHANAFLVKAGSGVATLGLPDSPGVPKGATVDTLTSPYNDLETVKKLFETHKGEIAAVILEPVVGNAGFIPPKLEFLNGLREITKQDGALLIFDEVMTGFRLAYGGAQEYFGITPDLTTLGKVIGGGLPVGAYGGRKDIMQMVAPAGPMYQAGTLSGNPLAMTAGIHTLKRLTEPGTYEYLDKITSDLTNGILDAGKRAGHEICGGYIRGMFGFFFNAGPVHNFDDAKKSDTAKFARFHRGMLEEGVYLAPSQFEAGFTSLAHTSKDIEQTIEAAERVLKRI from the exons ATGGCGAGCGTCGCAGGCGTTGGGGTCTCATGGAGGTCGTGCAAACCAGCCGTCCTGACGCCGCCGGCGAAACCCTCTCGCACCGCCACGCGCCTTGCCTTTACCGTTCGAAACGCCGTCTCCGTCGAGAAGAACTACGCGCTCCAAAAATCCGAGGAGATTTTTAGCGCCGCCAAG GAATTGATGCCAGGAGGTGTAAATTCCCCTGTTCGAGCCTTCAAATCAGTGGGTGGGCAACCAATAGTCTTTGATTCTGTTAAAGGTTCTCGTATGTGGGACGTGGATGGTAATGAATACATAGATTACGTTGGTTCATGGGGTCCTGCTATTATCGGGCATGCAGATGACAAG GTGAATGCTGCCTTGATTGAGGCCCTGAAGAAAGGCACAAGCTTTGGTGCTCCCTGTGTGTTAGAGAATGTCCTGGCTGAGATGGTCATCTCAGCAGTGCGTAGTATTGAAATGGTCCGCTTTGTTAATTCAGGCACAGAAGCATGTATGGGTGTTCTTCGTCTTGCTCGTGCATTCACGGACCGGCAAAAGCTCATCAAATTTGAAGGCTGCTATCATGGTCATGCCAATGCATTCCTAGTTAAGGCTGGCAGTGGAGTTGCCACTCTTGGCCTCCCTGACTCCCCTGGTGTTCCTAAGGGAGCCACAGTCGATACACTGACCTCTCCTTATAATGACCTTGAAACTGTAAAGAAACTATTTGAAACCCACAAAGGTGAGATTGCTGCTGTCATCCTTGAACCAGTTGTGGGGAATGCTGGCTTCATCCCTCCAAAACTAGAATTCTTGAATGGCCTCCGAGAAATCACAAAACAAGATGGTGCTCTCCTTATATTTGATGAGGTGATGACAGGATTCCGTCTGGCTTATGGTGGGGCTCAAGAGTATTTTGGCATAACTCCTGATCTAACCACCCTTGGAAAAGTGATCGGGGGTGGTCTTCCAGTTGGAGCTTATGGAGGTAGGAAAGACATCATGCAGATGGTGGCTCCTGCTGGACCAATGTACCAAGCAGGAACTCTTAGCGGCAACCCATTGGCTATGACTGCAGGCATTCACACTCTCAAGAGGTTAACAGAGCCAGGGACATACGAGTACCTAGACAAAATTACCTCTGATCTTACCAATGGAATTCTAGATGCTGGGAAGAGAGCTGGGCATGAAATATGCGGTGGCTATATTCGTGGAATGTTTGGGTTCTTCTTCAACGCTGGGCCAGTTCACAATTTTGATGATGCAAAAAAGAGTGACACCGCTAAGTTTGCAAGGTTTCACAGGGGTATGCTGGAGGAAGGTGTGTACCTTGCTCCCTCGCAATTTGAAGCAGGATTTACAAGCTTAGCACATACTTCTAAAGATATTGAACAAACAATTGAGGCAGCTGAGAGAGTGCTTAAAAGGATTTGA